Proteins from one Candidatus Desulfovibrio trichonymphae genomic window:
- the purE gene encoding 5-(carboxyamino)imidazole ribonucleotide mutase, translated as MSRVVILMGSKSDEEKISPCTEILQDLGISFVMTVSSAHRTPERTRALVRGQEVAGAGVFICAAGMAAHLAGAVAALTTRPVIGIPVSRGVLAGMDALFSTVQMPPGFPVATVALDKAGAYNAAWLAAQILALADPDLDNRITAARKRMRLDVEKAGEEISRKYSM; from the coding sequence GTGTCGCGTGTTGTCATTCTTATGGGCTCAAAATCCGACGAAGAGAAAATCAGCCCCTGTACGGAAATTTTACAAGACCTCGGTATTTCATTTGTGATGACGGTGAGCTCCGCCCATCGCACGCCCGAACGTACGCGCGCGCTTGTGCGCGGGCAGGAGGTTGCCGGTGCCGGGGTGTTTATCTGCGCGGCGGGCATGGCGGCACATCTGGCCGGGGCAGTAGCCGCGCTTACCACGCGGCCTGTGATCGGCATTCCCGTTTCCAGGGGAGTTCTTGCTGGCATGGACGCGCTGTTTTCCACTGTGCAGATGCCGCCGGGCTTTCCCGTGGCCACTGTGGCGCTGGACAAAGCGGGCGCGTACAATGCGGCCTGGCTGGCCGCGCAGATTCTGGCCTTGGCCGACCCTGATTTGGACAACAGAATTACGGCGGCCCGCAAGCGGATGCGCCTTGATGTGGAGAAGGCGGGGGAGGAGATTAGCCGGAAATATTCCATGTAA
- the purD gene encoding phosphoribosylamine--glycine ligase, with amino-acid sequence MRILVIGSGGREHALVWKLGQSPQTEKIFAAPGNGGTKGEGAVNTAVAANDIDGLVALARREKIDLVVPGPELPLTLGIVDRLREAGTACFGPDAYCARIEGSKAFAKQIMKKAGVPTAKSVVFSDVEAAKKYVVKFGAPLVIKADGLAAGKAVVVAKDSQHALQAVDDIMFARVFGAAGDRVIIEECLWGEEVSLLCFCDGESAVPLPSAQDHKAAFDNDQGPNTGGMGAYSPAPVLPDDGLDKMADLAVRPVLKALAEDGHPFVGVLYAGLMITADGPRVLEYNARFGDPECQPLLARLNGDLVQIMMDCINGRLDPASIAYTGQTALSVVLAARGYPRACAKGLLIKGIAEAEGICGVKVFHSATVEKDRALISSGGRVLCITVLGDGLPDARKKAYEALDKIRVPNSFYRKDIGEKGMRHLLSTTT; translated from the coding sequence GTGCGCATTCTGGTGATCGGTTCCGGCGGGCGGGAGCACGCCCTTGTCTGGAAGCTCGGGCAAAGTCCACAGACAGAAAAAATTTTCGCTGCTCCCGGCAATGGCGGCACGAAGGGCGAAGGCGCCGTTAACACGGCAGTGGCGGCCAACGATATTGACGGACTTGTGGCGCTGGCGCGCAGGGAAAAGATTGATCTTGTCGTCCCTGGCCCGGAATTGCCCTTGACGCTCGGCATTGTGGATCGTCTGCGCGAGGCGGGCACAGCCTGCTTTGGACCGGACGCCTATTGCGCGCGCATTGAGGGAAGCAAGGCCTTTGCCAAGCAGATTATGAAAAAAGCGGGCGTGCCCACGGCGAAAAGCGTGGTTTTCAGCGATGTGGAAGCCGCAAAAAAATATGTGGTTAAATTTGGAGCGCCACTTGTGATCAAGGCCGACGGCCTTGCCGCCGGCAAGGCCGTGGTGGTGGCGAAAGACTCGCAACATGCTCTGCAGGCGGTGGATGATATCATGTTCGCGCGCGTCTTCGGGGCAGCCGGTGATCGCGTGATTATTGAAGAATGCCTGTGGGGGGAAGAGGTTTCGCTGCTCTGCTTTTGTGACGGAGAGAGCGCCGTGCCCCTGCCTTCAGCCCAAGATCACAAGGCGGCCTTTGATAATGATCAGGGCCCCAACACAGGCGGCATGGGCGCTTACAGCCCGGCGCCCGTATTACCTGACGACGGATTGGATAAAATGGCGGATCTGGCCGTCCGGCCCGTGCTCAAAGCCTTGGCGGAAGACGGCCATCCCTTTGTGGGCGTACTCTATGCTGGTCTTATGATAACTGCAGACGGTCCGCGTGTGCTGGAGTACAACGCGCGTTTCGGCGACCCTGAATGTCAGCCTCTGCTTGCGCGCCTGAACGGAGATCTGGTTCAGATTATGATGGACTGCATCAACGGCAGGCTTGATCCCGCAAGCATTGCCTATACCGGGCAGACGGCGCTGAGCGTGGTTCTTGCGGCAAGGGGCTATCCGCGCGCCTGCGCTAAGGGCCTTCTGATCAAGGGAATTGCCGAGGCCGAGGGGATTTGCGGCGTCAAGGTGTTTCATAGCGCAACCGTCGAGAAAGATCGTGCGCTGATTTCGAGCGGTGGCCGTGTGCTCTGCATAACGGTTCTGGGCGACGGTCTGCCCGACGCCAGAAAAAAAGCTTACGAAGCCCTGGACAAAATTCGCGTGCCGAACAGTTTTTATCGCAAAGACATTGGAGAAAAAGGCATGCGTCATCTTTTGTCCACAACAACATAG
- a CDS encoding AMIN domain-containing protein, whose protein sequence is MNKVIISLLVAVCVLGMALVMLNEKMGSKTDPLKTKAEIGTTASPQDDAASVLPQEQVAPDALVAAPSQHAKPAPTAPPLPEDSEMDKADKALAAASALQPDRQQAAPAAKTQGTGPSGKNATYGKPVAGKKAAPVNPPTRLAVFVRDKGATVRLTSHRPPIRYKTMNLTNPERVVVDVEGLDALKAPGVPKNPLVTNVRVGRIEKGTRIVIDLSTKPKHTRFVLSNEGDTLNIRLY, encoded by the coding sequence ATGAACAAAGTTATTATCAGTCTGCTGGTTGCTGTTTGCGTGCTGGGTATGGCGCTGGTCATGCTCAATGAAAAGATGGGCAGTAAAACTGACCCGCTGAAAACCAAGGCGGAAATTGGTACGACCGCTTCTCCGCAGGACGATGCTGCGTCGGTACTGCCGCAGGAGCAGGTTGCGCCTGATGCACTCGTTGCTGCGCCGTCGCAGCACGCGAAACCTGCACCCACAGCGCCACCCCTCCCCGAGGATTCCGAGATGGACAAGGCGGACAAGGCCCTTGCAGCCGCGTCCGCGCTGCAACCTGATAGGCAGCAAGCTGCACCGGCCGCCAAAACGCAAGGCACCGGCCCGTCTGGCAAAAATGCAACGTACGGCAAGCCTGTTGCCGGTAAAAAGGCTGCGCCGGTCAATCCGCCCACACGGCTTGCGGTCTTTGTTCGTGACAAAGGGGCCACAGTACGTTTGACGAGCCACAGACCGCCCATTCGCTATAAAACCATGAATCTGACCAATCCGGAAAGAGTTGTGGTGGATGTGGAGGGGCTGGATGCGCTCAAGGCGCCGGGTGTGCCGAAAAATCCTCTGGTGACCAACGTGCGTGTCGGCAGGATTGAGAAAGGGACACGCATTGTGATTGATTTGAGCACAAAGCCGAAACACACACGTTTTGTGCTTTCCAATGAGGGGGATACGCTGAATATCCGTCTGTATTGA
- the proC gene encoding pyrroline-5-carboxylate reductase: protein MNKVIGCVGCGNIGGAILTGLTAKLASSYSFCGFNRTLERMRPLEEKGVAVKTDALALARDTDIIILAVKPRQAAEVLKTMRPALTRDKILISVAAGVGVQRLKQDSGGQCPVVRCMPNTPALIGAGIFALCLEDAGLSPGIKEEVLAVFSALGLCVTLPETSFTAFSALIGAGPAYVFQMMQGFVQAGVTLGFAHREARELVTAMFAGSARLAAQRPAPLMQLRDEVCSPGGLTIAGVNHLDRAGLVGVIVDAVLAADARGREMEQ, encoded by the coding sequence ATGAACAAAGTTATAGGCTGTGTGGGGTGCGGCAATATAGGCGGCGCCATCCTGACCGGGCTGACGGCAAAGCTCGCCAGCAGCTACTCCTTCTGCGGGTTTAACCGCACACTGGAGCGTATGCGCCCCCTTGAAGAGAAGGGTGTGGCCGTCAAAACCGACGCCCTTGCCCTTGCCCGTGACACGGACATCATCATTCTGGCCGTCAAGCCCCGCCAGGCTGCTGAAGTACTTAAAACAATGCGTCCAGCGCTCACAAGGGACAAAATTCTGATTTCTGTCGCCGCAGGCGTTGGCGTGCAACGGCTGAAACAGGACTCGGGCGGGCAATGCCCTGTCGTGCGGTGCATGCCCAATACCCCCGCACTTATCGGCGCAGGGATTTTTGCCCTTTGCCTGGAAGATGCGGGCCTGAGCCCGGGCATAAAGGAGGAAGTGCTCGCTGTTTTCAGCGCGCTTGGACTGTGCGTCACGCTGCCCGAGACGAGTTTTACCGCGTTTTCCGCGCTTATCGGCGCAGGGCCGGCGTATGTCTTTCAGATGATGCAGGGTTTTGTGCAGGCCGGGGTCACGCTCGGTTTTGCACACCGCGAAGCGCGAGAGCTTGTCACAGCCATGTTTGCCGGTTCCGCGCGCCTTGCCGCGCAACGTCCGGCCCCACTCATGCAATTGCGTGACGAGGTGTGTTCACCCGGCGGTCTGACCATTGCCGGAGTCAACCACCTAGATCGGGCTGGTCTTGTCGGCGTTATTGTGGATGCTGTGCTGGCGGCTGACGCACGGGGCCGTGAAATGGAGCAATAA
- a CDS encoding glycosyltransferase — translation MPPAVSVIMNCLNGARYLRPALESLFAQTFEDVELIFWDNASTDESHDIVQDFSARFPDKIRCFRGADTVSLGTARNLALACARGRYLAFLDCDDLWRPQKLAEQVALFETGSRVGLVCTDTEIFDGSRVLKRLFAETRPARGMVFSELMERQWISMSSAMLRREALQGLTDEGKTDFFDESLNVCEEADVFYRIAYDWELDFVDRPLTRWRMHGANSTFRKFGQFADETLRILNKHCRIYPGYAVEHADLVALLTRRAAFQKAVSLWREGRNRHARVTIAPWKNASLKHRLFWWASFLPGACFDIAARAYFAMPAALRR, via the coding sequence ATGCCTCCCGCCGTTTCCGTCATCATGAACTGCCTAAACGGCGCGCGTTATCTGCGCCCGGCGCTGGAAAGCCTGTTTGCGCAGACATTTGAGGATGTTGAACTCATTTTCTGGGATAACGCCTCCACGGATGAGAGCCATGACATTGTTCAGGATTTTTCCGCGCGGTTTCCTGACAAAATACGCTGCTTCCGGGGCGCGGACACTGTTTCCCTCGGCACGGCGCGCAATCTGGCGCTGGCCTGCGCGCGTGGCCGCTATCTCGCATTTCTGGATTGCGACGATCTGTGGCGCCCCCAAAAACTTGCCGAACAGGTTGCGCTGTTTGAAACCGGATCCCGCGTCGGCCTTGTCTGCACCGATACGGAGATTTTTGACGGCAGCCGCGTGCTCAAACGCCTCTTTGCCGAAACACGCCCGGCGCGGGGGATGGTTTTCAGCGAGCTTATGGAACGGCAGTGGATTTCCATGTCGTCAGCAATGCTGCGGCGCGAAGCGCTTCAGGGGCTGACTGACGAAGGAAAAACCGATTTTTTTGATGAAAGCCTGAACGTGTGTGAGGAGGCCGACGTTTTTTACCGCATCGCCTACGACTGGGAGCTTGACTTTGTGGACAGGCCACTCACGCGCTGGCGGATGCATGGGGCCAACAGCACCTTTCGCAAATTCGGTCAATTCGCGGACGAAACCCTGCGTATTCTCAATAAACACTGTCGTATCTACCCCGGCTATGCCGTGGAACACGCCGATCTCGTGGCTTTGCTGACCCGACGGGCCGCCTTTCAGAAAGCAGTCTCACTCTGGCGCGAAGGGCGGAACAGGCATGCCCGCGTAACCATCGCCCCATGGAAAAACGCTTCGCTGAAGCACAGGCTTTTCTGGTGGGCCAGCTTTTTACCTGGAGCGTGCTTTGACATTGCGGCGCGGGCGTATTTTGCCATGCCAGCCGCTTTGCGGCGGTAG
- the thiE gene encoding thiamine phosphate synthase: MPAFLPNETDLYAITDARLCRGRPLADVARALLDAGVRILQYREKKLKAGKMLEECRLLRRMTLEAGACFIVNDHIDIALLVEADGVHIGQEDLPVPEARRLMGQQAIIGLSTHTPEQAVAAVAAGADYIGVGPIFATQTKEDVVAPVGCAYLDWAARNRALPFVAIGGIKEHNIGEVARHGAYCCALVSELVGALDIAAKVAAVRRAMHA; the protein is encoded by the coding sequence ATGCCAGCCTTTCTTCCGAATGAAACAGATCTTTACGCCATCACTGACGCGCGTCTTTGCCGGGGGCGTCCGCTCGCCGATGTCGCCCGCGCCCTGCTTGATGCCGGAGTACGTATTCTGCAATACAGGGAAAAAAAACTCAAGGCCGGGAAAATGCTTGAAGAATGCCGCCTGCTCCGTCGCATGACCTTGGAAGCCGGGGCCTGCTTTATCGTTAACGATCACATTGATATTGCCCTGCTGGTTGAGGCCGACGGCGTGCATATAGGCCAGGAAGACCTACCCGTGCCTGAAGCGCGCCGCCTTATGGGGCAGCAAGCGATTATCGGCCTTTCCACACATACGCCGGAACAGGCCGTGGCCGCCGTGGCAGCGGGTGCGGACTATATCGGCGTGGGGCCGATTTTTGCCACACAGACCAAGGAAGATGTTGTCGCGCCGGTGGGCTGCGCCTATCTTGACTGGGCGGCACGCAACAGAGCACTGCCTTTTGTGGCCATAGGCGGTATAAAGGAACATAATATCGGCGAGGTAGCGCGGCATGGTGCGTACTGCTGTGCCCTTGTGTCCGAGCTGGTCGGCGCGCTGGACATTGCCGCCAAAGTTGCGGCCGTGCGCCGCGCTATGCACGCTTGA
- a CDS encoding DegT/DnrJ/EryC1/StrS family aminotransferase, producing the protein MALRLSRSIVGKAEADAVSRVLLEDGYLGMGNEVRLFEEELAAYLGVLPTQVIAVNTGTAALHLALEALAALRDAAGGEVLVPSLTFLASFQAVTAAGLRPVACDVLRETGTLDINDAEKRLTVKTFAVMPVDYASNPWHLDEVHDFARRKGIRVVEDAAHAFGCVHGGRKIGSFGDMVCFSFDGIKNITSGEGGLVVAFDAQAARLVSDARLLSVENDAEKRFAGIRSWDPDVKRQGWRYHMSNIMAAIGRVQLARLDTEFAPARRALAALYKERLSGLDGIVFLQTDPDDNIVPHILPARITDGRKDPVKQALARVGIPTGVHYKPNHLLSFFGGGAVRLPAAEQLHAELVSLPLHPGLSRQDVESVCKAIRETLATVSVT; encoded by the coding sequence ATGGCTTTGCGTCTTTCACGTTCCATTGTTGGGAAAGCCGAAGCGGACGCCGTTAGCCGGGTGCTTTTGGAAGACGGATATCTGGGCATGGGTAATGAAGTGCGCCTGTTTGAAGAAGAACTGGCCGCATACCTCGGCGTTTTGCCGACACAGGTCATCGCCGTCAATACTGGCACGGCAGCCCTGCATCTGGCCCTTGAAGCGCTGGCAGCACTTCGCGACGCCGCAGGCGGCGAAGTGCTTGTGCCTTCGTTGACCTTTCTGGCCTCGTTTCAAGCCGTCACGGCCGCGGGCTTGCGCCCTGTCGCTTGCGATGTGCTGCGGGAAACGGGCACACTGGATATTAACGATGCGGAAAAACGACTCACCGTAAAAACATTTGCGGTCATGCCCGTGGACTATGCGAGCAACCCTTGGCATCTTGATGAAGTCCATGACTTCGCCCGCCGCAAAGGCATACGCGTTGTGGAAGACGCGGCCCACGCCTTTGGCTGCGTCCACGGCGGACGCAAAATCGGCAGCTTCGGCGACATGGTCTGTTTCAGCTTCGACGGCATCAAGAACATCACCTCCGGCGAAGGAGGCCTCGTTGTGGCCTTTGACGCGCAGGCCGCACGGCTTGTTTCCGACGCGCGTCTGCTCTCTGTGGAAAATGACGCGGAAAAACGCTTTGCCGGCATCCGTTCCTGGGATCCGGACGTTAAACGGCAGGGCTGGCGTTATCACATGAGCAACATCATGGCCGCGATCGGTCGGGTGCAGCTTGCCCGTCTAGATACGGAATTTGCCCCGGCAAGACGCGCCTTGGCGGCTCTTTACAAAGAACGCCTTTCAGGACTTGACGGCATAGTTTTTTTGCAGACAGACCCGGACGACAATATCGTGCCGCACATTTTGCCGGCGCGTATCACGGACGGGCGCAAAGACCCGGTAAAACAGGCTCTGGCCCGTGTTGGCATCCCAACGGGCGTGCACTACAAGCCCAATCATCTGTTGAGCTTTTTTGGAGGCGGCGCTGTTCGTCTGCCGGCAGCAGAACAACTGCACGCGGAACTTGTCTCCTTGCCCCTGCACCCAGGCCTGAGCCGACAGGACGTGGAAAGCGTCTGCAAAGCCATACGCGAGACGCTCGCAACTGTGAGCGTAACATAA
- a CDS encoding OmpH family outer membrane protein, whose translation MLPLSACLPETDGAKPRFAVVDMQRIMRDAVPAKAGVAFLEEIHSGMQKKISAIQDRLEKNSKDEAAQKELQSVYMASQQRMQAEQQNVINLLDDAIQRVLSVYREQHGYDVILNAEIAAAYNPAVNVTTAVIVEVNKQKIEFKPVTAEGKNPAGETKPEMKNQTQDEGNAASGGASETKPKMENQTQDKDRRKVNSPVENQKKKQDKGRRKANSPADADKK comes from the coding sequence ATGCTTCCGCTTTCGGCTTGTCTGCCGGAAACGGACGGCGCAAAACCGAGATTCGCTGTTGTGGATATGCAGCGTATTATGCGCGACGCGGTGCCGGCAAAAGCCGGAGTGGCATTTTTGGAAGAAATACACTCTGGGATGCAAAAGAAAATAAGCGCAATTCAGGATCGCTTGGAAAAAAATTCCAAGGATGAAGCTGCGCAGAAAGAATTGCAGAGCGTGTATATGGCTTCGCAGCAACGCATGCAGGCGGAGCAGCAGAACGTGATCAATCTGCTGGATGATGCGATTCAGCGTGTTTTAAGTGTCTATCGTGAGCAGCATGGCTATGACGTGATTTTGAATGCGGAAATCGCTGCCGCGTATAATCCAGCTGTGAATGTGACCACGGCTGTTATTGTGGAAGTAAATAAGCAGAAAATTGAGTTCAAACCTGTGACAGCAGAAGGCAAAAATCCCGCTGGTGAGACAAAGCCCGAAATGAAAAACCAAACGCAGGACGAAGGGAACGCGGCTTCCGGCGGAGCGAGTGAGACAAAGCCCAAAATGGAAAACCAAACGCAGGACAAGGACAGGAGAAAAGTAAACAGCCCTGTCGAAAATCAAAAAAAGAAACAGGACAAGGGCAGGAGAAAAGCGAACAGCCCTGCCGACGCAGATAAAAAATAA
- a CDS encoding FG-GAP repeat domain-containing protein, translating to MKTFLRLFIAVLLLLVVWLPATANAVSKSVILSPFSITAPQSYAYLSKAVPATIQAGLNRPGVLEARPVQIKISSLAEARKARNAQHADYVVWGVVTVLGNECTVEVNSSDRDGKTWSKTGQGPVSGLTATVQNLAAALSSEALGLPGMAYAGQQGEGQMINRMNSDIVVNETGQQQVYLNPQFRYQGAWANDASRLRTQRLPNKMVDMAVGDFNGDGKNEIAVLGDHKLIIYAWSANGKLKPLGETVVSRSNLNFSMRAVDINRDGVKDLVIATYEQDSNRPYSYFYTFAGNKLAECAERVPYFASVVSTPPNFAPTLVGQGWDSIKLFAPDVRVMEKHGAKLTLGSRLDLPEGAKVFNICWLPGDKNSKGDQLVMLTDDERIKLFQGSGNTLIHTTIERFSGSATGMEHYKGMPGLDPDRNYQLPGKYYASMRLITADLGHTGEYVLLINKPISTASQLFDRYRYFPQGEIHALYWDGVGLALKWKTRRIRGSVASVDLADANNDGVLDLVVGLNTSPDLGVGSRQCMITAYPLDISQTNPNVPADLSDFEVTPNQ from the coding sequence ATGAAAACCTTCCTAAGATTGTTCATTGCGGTCTTGTTGCTGCTTGTCGTCTGGCTGCCGGCAACGGCAAACGCCGTGTCGAAGAGCGTGATTTTATCTCCATTTTCTATAACAGCGCCGCAGAGTTACGCTTATTTGTCCAAAGCTGTGCCCGCCACCATCCAAGCAGGACTCAACCGCCCCGGTGTGCTCGAAGCGCGTCCCGTGCAGATCAAAATTTCTTCGCTGGCAGAGGCCCGCAAGGCAAGGAATGCGCAACACGCAGACTATGTTGTCTGGGGTGTTGTGACTGTTTTGGGCAATGAATGCACTGTTGAAGTCAACAGTTCGGACAGGGACGGGAAAACCTGGAGCAAGACCGGCCAAGGGCCGGTAAGCGGTCTGACGGCCACTGTGCAGAATCTCGCCGCGGCCTTGAGCAGCGAGGCACTGGGCCTGCCAGGTATGGCGTATGCGGGACAGCAGGGCGAAGGGCAGATGATCAACCGCATGAATTCGGACATTGTTGTCAATGAGACGGGACAGCAGCAGGTCTACCTCAATCCGCAGTTCCGCTATCAGGGAGCGTGGGCGAACGACGCCTCGCGCTTGCGCACCCAGCGTCTACCCAACAAAATGGTGGATATGGCGGTGGGCGACTTCAACGGCGACGGCAAAAATGAAATCGCCGTGCTTGGCGACCACAAGCTGATTATCTACGCATGGTCGGCGAACGGCAAGCTGAAACCGCTCGGCGAAACCGTCGTCTCCAGATCCAATCTCAATTTTTCCATGCGGGCCGTTGATATCAATCGCGACGGCGTCAAAGATCTGGTTATCGCCACCTATGAGCAGGACAGCAACCGGCCGTACAGTTATTTTTATACCTTTGCGGGCAACAAACTTGCAGAGTGCGCGGAGCGCGTCCCCTATTTTGCGAGCGTGGTTAGCACGCCGCCCAATTTTGCGCCGACTCTGGTGGGCCAGGGCTGGGATTCGATCAAGCTCTTTGCGCCCGACGTGCGCGTGATGGAGAAACATGGCGCCAAACTCACTCTTGGCTCACGGCTGGATCTGCCGGAAGGGGCCAAGGTGTTTAATATCTGCTGGCTGCCTGGCGACAAAAACAGCAAAGGCGATCAGCTTGTTATGCTCACCGACGATGAGCGCATCAAACTTTTTCAGGGCAGCGGTAATACGCTGATACACACGACGATAGAGCGGTTTTCCGGTTCGGCGACAGGCATGGAGCATTACAAGGGCATGCCCGGTCTTGATCCTGACCGCAACTACCAGCTCCCCGGCAAGTATTACGCGTCCATGCGCCTGATTACCGCAGATTTGGGACATACCGGCGAGTATGTACTCCTGATCAACAAGCCGATATCCACAGCTTCCCAGCTATTTGACAGGTACAGGTATTTCCCCCAAGGGGAAATACACGCCCTGTACTGGGACGGCGTAGGCCTTGCGCTTAAATGGAAAACCCGCCGCATTCGCGGTTCCGTGGCTTCCGTGGATCTGGCGGACGCCAATAACGACGGCGTGCTGGATCTTGTGGTCGGGCTGAACACCTCGCCTGATCTGGGTGTCGGCAGTCGGCAGTGTATGATCACGGCCTATCCGCTGGATATTTCACAGACAAATCCTAATGTGCCGGCGGATCTGAGCGATTTTGAAGTGACGCCGAACCAGTAG
- a CDS encoding GtrA family protein, whose amino-acid sequence MITHRWDDLRDFTRALLASRLTRFVMMGGAATFYYVLFGLLFVNTCGLPVLFGNAPAYFVGFFVFWAGQNSWTFQAKVIHKTMLPHYVAVHLTGLGINSVLVWLLMHYKPAMLVAALFVAVSAYLLCNRFVFQNASAGKYA is encoded by the coding sequence ATGATCACGCACAGATGGGATGATTTACGGGATTTTACCCGCGCGCTGCTCGCCAGCCGCTTGACGCGTTTTGTCATGATGGGCGGCGCGGCAACGTTCTATTATGTTTTGTTCGGGCTGTTGTTCGTCAACACCTGTGGCCTTCCGGTGCTTTTCGGCAACGCGCCTGCGTATTTTGTCGGTTTCTTCGTCTTTTGGGCAGGGCAGAACAGCTGGACGTTTCAGGCCAAAGTCATTCACAAAACCATGCTGCCACACTATGTTGCTGTGCACTTGACGGGCCTCGGGATCAATTCCGTCCTTGTCTGGCTGCTCATGCATTATAAACCCGCCATGCTCGTTGCTGCCCTGTTTGTCGCCGTCAGCGCGTATCTGCTCTGCAACCGCTTTGTTTTTCAAAACGCTTCCGCCGGAAAATACGCCTGA
- a CDS encoding S41 family peptidase has protein sequence MCVFVRICILELFLACITLAVMTTAPAAADKKEPAKEAPSKYDVLKRFSQVLDLVERHYVKDVTQSVLINGAVKGLLQGLDPHSTFMNAAEYKELQQNTSGEFFGVGIEISLENSQIVVVTPIEDTPAFRAGMQTGDVILSINGQATQELSLQEVVSRIRGPKGSEVELTILHSDAKTPQTVRIVRDSIPLISVKSKKLDDGYYWVRLTRFSERTTEELKDTLKAAEKESKANGGIKGIVLDLRNNPGGLLDQAISVSDVFLQRGVIVSIKGRKEHTGNAYEAENQPDDTRAPMVTLINAGSASASEIVAGALRDQKRALILGERSFGKGSVQKIIPLADGSGLKLTVALYYTPNGNSIQAEGIVPDMEVPFENPRSDDKDNPRFQVREQDLNRHLENGKNKKSKNTNNNDEGKEQLARDNQLRMALQIVKNLPKMQEIKP, from the coding sequence ATGTGTGTTTTCGTTCGCATCTGTATTCTGGAACTTTTTTTGGCCTGCATAACACTTGCCGTGATGACTACCGCGCCAGCGGCGGCAGACAAAAAAGAACCAGCAAAAGAAGCCCCCAGCAAATATGACGTCCTCAAACGTTTCAGCCAAGTGCTCGACCTTGTTGAACGGCACTATGTGAAAGACGTAACGCAAAGTGTTCTCATTAACGGCGCCGTCAAGGGGCTGCTGCAGGGCCTTGACCCGCATTCCACCTTCATGAACGCTGCAGAATACAAAGAACTGCAGCAGAACACATCCGGTGAATTTTTTGGCGTCGGTATTGAAATTTCCCTTGAAAACAGCCAGATTGTCGTCGTAACGCCCATTGAGGACACCCCGGCCTTCCGCGCGGGCATGCAAACCGGCGACGTCATCTTGTCCATCAACGGGCAGGCCACCCAAGAACTGTCGCTGCAGGAAGTCGTTTCCCGCATTCGCGGTCCCAAGGGTAGTGAAGTGGAGCTGACCATTCTGCACAGCGATGCAAAGACACCGCAAACAGTGCGCATTGTGCGCGACTCCATACCGCTGATCAGCGTCAAATCAAAAAAACTGGACGACGGCTATTACTGGGTGAGGCTGACGCGCTTTTCCGAACGCACAACCGAAGAACTCAAAGACACGCTCAAGGCTGCGGAAAAAGAAAGCAAGGCAAACGGCGGCATCAAAGGCATTGTGCTTGACCTGCGCAATAACCCAGGCGGCCTGCTGGATCAGGCCATCAGCGTCTCCGACGTATTTTTGCAGCGGGGGGTCATTGTTTCCATCAAAGGACGCAAGGAACACACGGGCAACGCCTATGAGGCGGAAAACCAGCCTGACGACACGCGCGCACCCATGGTGACGCTGATCAACGCCGGCTCTGCCTCGGCCTCGGAAATTGTGGCCGGCGCTCTGCGCGATCAAAAACGAGCCCTGATTTTGGGAGAACGGTCTTTCGGCAAGGGTTCTGTGCAAAAAATCATCCCCCTGGCCGACGGCTCGGGGCTTAAACTCACCGTAGCCCTCTATTACACCCCGAACGGCAATTCCATCCAGGCAGAAGGCATAGTGCCCGACATGGAAGTGCCCTTTGAAAATCCGCGTTCCGATGACAAAGACAACCCGCGCTTCCAGGTGCGCGAGCAGGATCTCAACCGCCATCTGGAAAACGGCAAAAATAAAAAATCAAAGAACACAAACAACAATGACGAAGGCAAGGAACAGCTCGCCCGCGACAATCAGCTGCGCATGGCATTGCAGATCGTCAAAAATCTGCCCAAAATGCAGGAAATCAAACCGTAG